The Chitinispirillum alkaliphilum genome window below encodes:
- a CDS encoding Hemerythrin HHE cation binding domain protein has protein sequence MGEFIDDIKDEHKTIRLYLFKLQSLESSGDWRQRELEYAKLKDVLFPHLHAEETVLFPLMANREELREKILYYIHQHSIIKKFNDELSDRSKRAYNWLAGIKTFHELIEMHIKREEPEYCRMIGFVDPERLESVHKRFLQEEIRWRKQMQDLKTKPY, from the coding sequence ATGGGTGAATTCATTGACGATATCAAAGATGAGCATAAAACAATACGTTTATACCTTTTCAAACTGCAAAGTTTGGAATCTTCCGGCGACTGGAGGCAGCGGGAATTAGAATATGCAAAGCTAAAAGATGTACTGTTTCCACATTTGCATGCAGAGGAAACGGTACTTTTCCCACTTATGGCAAACAGGGAAGAATTGCGTGAGAAAATTCTTTACTACATACATCAGCATTCAATTATCAAAAAATTCAATGACGAACTTTCCGACAGATCCAAACGGGCTTATAACTGGCTTGCAGGAATCAAAACTTTTCATGAACTGATAGAAATGCATATAAAGAGGGAAGAACCAGAATACTGCAGAATGATTGGGTTTGTCGATCCCGAAAGGTTGGAATCTGTTCATAAGAGATTTTTGCAAGAAGAAATACGGTGGAGAAAACAGATGCAGGATTTAAAAACCAAACCTTACTGA
- a CDS encoding Manganese-dependent inorganic pyrophosphatase, with amino-acid sequence MANVVAQNTAEKKKSLIDKTDIDNDLSITPVHVLGHLNPDTDSIASAIGYAWLLRERDGKNAIAARPGAIAAQTSWLLDLIGLEAPKFLTDASPRFERIARCLPPVAPDRPLREAWSASVKNSIGVPIVQSDNTPVGIVTGDSVFNFISQQIEHLVDLESVSVARLLSAPSRDAMDRDVPKFSVSMRVRDGRRKATRTERNDFLVVNEDGTYFGVCRSPDILNPPRMQLVLVDHNETTQSIRAIEEADIVEVIDHHRLGSQITKTPIPFTIDTVGSTSTLVSERIISAGLEPPRPVAAVLLAGILSDTLIHSSPTTTPRDQKASEMLSEMVFGSDWIPYGNYREFGEALLSVGSGLSALSIEDIVSADLKEYSAGGIKFGIAQVEVGSLVELGSRLEEIKQELDNQCKIRGFDFVVLMVTDIVRAVSKLVCAGQTEVLNDLPYTRAIDGTLEATRIVSRKKQLLPAILGLVE; translated from the coding sequence ATGGCTAATGTTGTTGCTCAGAATACTGCAGAAAAGAAAAAATCTCTGATCGATAAAACTGATATTGATAATGATCTCTCCATTACCCCTGTTCATGTACTGGGGCATCTAAATCCCGATACCGATTCTATCGCATCTGCTATTGGTTATGCATGGCTTTTGCGGGAACGTGACGGAAAGAATGCGATTGCGGCCCGCCCCGGAGCCATTGCCGCACAGACCTCATGGCTTCTGGATCTTATTGGTCTGGAGGCTCCGAAATTTCTAACCGATGCCTCTCCCAGATTTGAGCGTATTGCCAGGTGTTTGCCACCTGTCGCGCCGGATCGCCCTTTGCGGGAAGCCTGGTCAGCATCTGTTAAAAATTCCATCGGAGTTCCTATAGTTCAGTCAGACAATACTCCTGTGGGAATAGTCACCGGTGATAGTGTGTTTAACTTTATCTCACAGCAAATCGAGCACCTTGTGGATTTGGAGAGTGTGTCGGTGGCACGTTTGCTATCTGCCCCAAGCCGGGATGCCATGGACAGAGATGTACCAAAGTTCAGCGTCTCGATGCGGGTGCGTGACGGACGGCGTAAGGCAACAAGAACAGAGCGCAATGATTTTCTGGTGGTCAATGAAGATGGGACCTATTTTGGGGTGTGCCGTTCTCCTGATATACTCAACCCTCCCCGGATGCAGCTTGTACTTGTTGATCACAATGAAACCACACAATCGATTCGTGCCATTGAAGAGGCGGATATTGTGGAAGTGATCGATCACCACAGACTTGGAAGTCAGATTACAAAGACACCTATCCCTTTTACGATCGATACTGTCGGCAGTACTTCCACTCTGGTAAGCGAGCGAATTATTTCTGCCGGTCTTGAACCACCCAGACCTGTTGCTGCGGTGCTTCTCGCCGGAATTTTATCCGACACATTGATTCATTCCTCTCCAACCACAACTCCACGCGATCAAAAAGCATCTGAAATGCTTTCTGAAATGGTGTTTGGTTCGGATTGGATACCATATGGTAATTACCGCGAATTTGGTGAAGCTCTGCTTTCTGTCGGTTCGGGTCTCTCAGCCCTGAGCATAGAGGATATCGTCAGTGCTGATCTTAAGGAATACAGTGCCGGTGGAATAAAATTCGGCATCGCTCAGGTTGAGGTGGGTAGTTTGGTTGAACTGGGATCCAGGTTGGAGGAGATAAAGCAAGAGCTGGATAATCAGTGTAAAATCAGGGGTTTTGATTTTGTAGTGTTGATGGTTACAGATATCGTGAGAGCGGTGAGTAAACTGGTTTGTGCGGGGCAGACTGAGGTACTCAATGAC